One genomic window of Halolamina sediminis includes the following:
- a CDS encoding LUD domain-containing protein: MSADNESRAERIRRLLDTEGPTVKRNAQGFNEGRYAAMADVDGERLRTAAREIKEDAIERLPELIETVRESVEANGGTVYLADDAADANEHIAEVCGDADSLVKSKSMTTEELDVNEHLAAAGVDVTETDLGEFVLQVADEAPSHLIAPGFHKSTDEIAALFDARFDPDEPLETPEELTAFARDHLGERIREADVGMTGANFVLADSGTITLVTNEGNARKCAVTPDTHVAVAGVEKLLPSIDELGPMIELLARSATGQDIAQYVSLLTPPTQSPTIDFDSNEPIGGGQDDRAFHLVLIDNGRFEMREDEDLRETLYCVRCGACSNACANFQHVGGHAFGGDTYTGGIATGWEAGTGEDAIDPGATAAFNDLCTGCSRCVNACPVKIDVPWINTVVRDRRNRGADPDAVDSLVDGLVPDSESAGMDWGKRAFGNVDTLARLGSATAPVSNWLADSGPVRSLLERGLGIDARRALPEFQRETLRDWGQHRTPAVESPRTDREVVLVPDVFTNHVDVDRGKAAVRTLEALGVPVQVAGVTGTGRAPFSQGMLATARERAESVADALEPHLDAGRDVVVVEPSDLAMIRAEYEKLLSGERAEKLASGSFEVLEYVYGLLANGVDPAPLTRGGGEQLTYHAHCQQRTLGLDAHTEAVLGRLGYDVAMTDAECCGMAGSFGYKADYYELSVAVGESLAEEVRDADGDDADCRVVASGTSCEEQLTDLLDRPATHPVELLDPAREPANE, translated from the coding sequence ATGAGTGCCGACAACGAGAGCCGGGCCGAGCGCATCCGGCGACTGCTCGACACCGAGGGCCCGACGGTCAAGCGGAACGCCCAGGGGTTCAACGAGGGGCGCTACGCCGCGATGGCGGACGTCGACGGTGAGCGACTCCGGACAGCAGCTCGCGAGATCAAGGAGGACGCCATCGAACGCCTGCCGGAACTGATCGAGACGGTCCGGGAGTCAGTCGAGGCGAACGGCGGCACGGTGTACCTCGCCGACGACGCCGCCGACGCGAACGAGCACATCGCCGAGGTCTGTGGCGACGCCGACAGCCTCGTGAAGTCGAAGTCGATGACGACGGAGGAACTCGACGTCAACGAGCATCTCGCCGCGGCGGGCGTGGACGTGACCGAGACCGACCTCGGCGAGTTCGTTCTGCAGGTCGCCGACGAGGCGCCCTCCCACCTGATTGCGCCGGGATTTCACAAGTCGACCGACGAGATCGCGGCCCTGTTCGACGCCCGGTTCGACCCCGACGAACCGCTCGAAACGCCCGAGGAACTCACTGCGTTCGCCCGCGATCACCTCGGCGAGCGCATCCGCGAGGCCGACGTGGGGATGACCGGCGCGAACTTCGTGCTGGCCGACAGCGGCACCATCACGCTTGTCACGAACGAGGGCAACGCGCGCAAGTGCGCGGTCACGCCCGACACGCACGTCGCCGTCGCGGGCGTGGAGAAGCTGCTTCCCTCGATCGACGAGCTCGGACCGATGATCGAACTGCTGGCCCGGAGTGCGACGGGACAGGACATCGCGCAGTACGTCTCGCTGCTGACGCCGCCCACACAGTCGCCGACGATCGACTTCGACTCGAACGAACCGATCGGCGGCGGGCAAGACGATCGGGCGTTCCACCTCGTCCTGATCGACAACGGCCGCTTCGAGATGCGCGAGGACGAGGACCTGCGGGAGACGCTGTACTGCGTGCGCTGTGGCGCCTGTAGCAACGCCTGTGCGAACTTCCAGCACGTCGGCGGCCACGCGTTCGGCGGCGACACCTACACCGGCGGCATCGCGACGGGTTGGGAGGCCGGCACTGGCGAGGACGCGATCGACCCCGGGGCCACGGCGGCGTTCAACGATCTCTGTACCGGCTGTTCACGGTGTGTGAACGCCTGCCCGGTCAAAATCGACGTGCCGTGGATCAACACCGTCGTCCGGGACCGCCGCAACCGCGGTGCCGACCCGGACGCCGTCGACAGCCTGGTCGACGGGCTCGTCCCGGATTCCGAGTCGGCGGGGATGGACTGGGGGAAGCGCGCGTTCGGCAACGTCGACACGCTCGCGCGTCTGGGGAGCGCAACTGCGCCGGTCTCGAACTGGCTCGCCGACAGCGGGCCGGTTCGGTCGCTGCTGGAACGCGGGCTCGGCATCGACGCGCGGCGTGCCCTCCCCGAGTTTCAGCGTGAGACACTCCGCGACTGGGGTCAACACCGAACCCCTGCCGTCGAATCGCCCCGGACCGACCGCGAGGTGGTACTCGTCCCGGACGTGTTCACCAACCACGTCGACGTTGACCGGGGGAAGGCGGCGGTCCGAACGCTCGAAGCGCTGGGCGTGCCGGTTCAAGTCGCGGGCGTGACCGGGACCGGCCGCGCACCGTTCTCACAGGGGATGCTCGCCACCGCCCGCGAGCGGGCCGAGTCGGTCGCCGACGCGCTGGAACCGCACCTCGACGCCGGTCGGGACGTGGTCGTCGTCGAACCCTCGGACCTCGCGATGATCCGCGCGGAGTACGAGAAGCTCCTGTCCGGCGAGCGCGCGGAGAAACTGGCTTCGGGGAGCTTCGAGGTGCTGGAGTACGTGTACGGGCTGTTGGCGAACGGCGTCGATCCCGCTCCGCTCACCCGGGGAGGTGGCGAGCAACTGACCTACCACGCCCACTGCCAGCAGCGCACGCTCGGCCTCGACGCCCACACAGAGGCGGTGCTGGGCAGGCTCGGGTACGACGTGGCGATGACCGACGCGGAGTGTTGTGGGATGGCAGGCAGTTTCGGCTACAAGGCCGACTACTACGAACTCAGCGTCGCCGTCGGCGAGTCGCTCGCGGAGGAGGTGCGGGATGCGGACGGTGACGACGCCGACTGTCGGGTCGTCGCGAGCGGCACCTCCTGCGAGGAGCAACTGACCGACCTGCTCGACCGGCCGGCGACCCATCCGGTGGAACTGCTTGATCCGGCGCGGGAGCCAGCAAACGAGTAA
- the pdxT gene encoding pyridoxal 5'-phosphate synthase glutaminase subunit PdxT, translating to MQAGVIAVQGDVSEHAAAIERAAEAHGEAADVVEIRQSGTVPDCDVLLMPGGESTAISRLLAREGIDEEIRDHVAAGKPVLATCAGLIVASTDANDDRVDTLDLLDVTVDRNAFGRQKDSFEAPLDVEGLDSPFPAVFIRAPLIDAVGDGSGAPINDGGSVEVLARWDGDPVAVRQGPVVGTSFHPELTADSRIHDLAFFETVEVSGQ from the coding sequence ATGCAAGCAGGCGTCATCGCGGTCCAGGGCGACGTGAGTGAACACGCCGCCGCCATCGAGCGCGCCGCCGAGGCCCACGGCGAGGCAGCCGACGTGGTCGAAATCCGCCAGTCCGGCACCGTTCCCGACTGCGACGTGCTTCTGATGCCCGGCGGCGAGTCGACCGCCATCTCCCGACTGCTCGCCCGCGAAGGGATCGACGAGGAGATCCGCGACCACGTCGCGGCCGGGAAGCCCGTGCTCGCGACCTGTGCCGGCCTGATCGTCGCCTCGACCGACGCCAACGACGACCGCGTCGACACGCTCGACCTGCTCGACGTGACCGTCGACCGCAACGCGTTCGGTCGGCAGAAGGACTCCTTCGAGGCCCCGCTCGACGTGGAGGGGCTCGACTCGCCGTTCCCGGCGGTGTTCATCCGGGCGCCCCTGATCGACGCAGTCGGTGACGGGTCGGGTGCGCCGATCAACGACGGCGGTTCCGTCGAGGTGCTCGCGCGCTGGGACGGCGACCCCGTCGCGGTCCGACAGGGCCCCGTCGTCGGCACGTCGTTCCACCCCGAACTCACCGCCGACTCCCGCATCCACGACCTCGCGTTCTTCGAGACCGTCGAGGTGAGCGGCCAGTGA
- a CDS encoding archaemetzincin family Zn-dependent metalloprotease — protein MRVDIVPVGSVPSRAKREASEALRTVYDCEVGVRSEQTIPEDAFDRGRSQYRAERFIEVASDAGNGEKNIAITTEDLYYRQRNYVFGLAYLNGRGSVISTHRLNTSSDGGISNKPTSEVFADRIRKEVVHEMGHNFGLEHCDNSKCVMSFSPTVREVDVKEENLCGSCSRLLG, from the coding sequence ATGCGCGTCGACATCGTTCCAGTCGGGTCGGTCCCCAGCCGTGCCAAACGCGAGGCGTCAGAGGCGCTGCGGACCGTCTACGACTGCGAGGTCGGCGTTCGGAGCGAGCAGACGATCCCCGAGGACGCGTTCGATCGCGGCCGGAGCCAGTACCGCGCCGAGCGCTTCATCGAGGTCGCGAGCGACGCCGGCAATGGTGAGAAGAACATCGCCATCACGACGGAGGACCTCTACTACCGCCAGCGGAACTACGTGTTCGGGCTCGCTTACCTCAACGGCCGCGGCTCGGTCATCTCCACGCACCGACTCAACACCTCCTCCGACGGCGGCATCTCGAACAAGCCTACCTCGGAGGTGTTCGCCGACCGCATCCGGAAGGAGGTCGTCCACGAGATGGGCCACAACTTCGGGCTGGAACACTGTGACAACAGCAAATGCGTGATGTCGTTCTCCCCGACGGTGCGGGAGGTCGACGTGAAGGAGGAGAACCTCTGTGGCTCCTGTTCGCGGCTGCTCGGGTAG
- a CDS encoding 50S ribosomal protein L40e, whose product MAKFEEAEKRILDKQICMRCNARNPQRAEECRKCGYGKLRPKAKEPRSA is encoded by the coding sequence ATGGCTAAGTTCGAAGAAGCGGAGAAACGCATCCTCGACAAACAGATCTGCATGCGTTGTAACGCGCGGAACCCCCAGCGCGCCGAGGAGTGCCGGAAGTGTGGCTACGGGAAGCTCCGACCCAAGGCCAAGGAGCCGCGCTCGGCCTGA
- a CDS encoding LUD domain-containing protein translates to MSTTLAATFADALDGIGVGSTRTTAAEFPDALVGAIEGPAVGTPLPFDGVSLDDAEVTVPPTPDQLRTATTGVTPVFGGVAEYGSVVVESRPAGDELVALYPERHVAVLRESDLVAGVDDVTDTLRERFTSGRDSAVLATGVSATADMGATVEGVHGPRDVHVLLLSDR, encoded by the coding sequence ATGAGTACGACGCTCGCGGCGACGTTCGCCGACGCTCTCGACGGCATCGGCGTGGGATCGACGCGGACGACGGCGGCGGAGTTCCCGGACGCGCTGGTGGGTGCTATCGAGGGGCCGGCGGTCGGGACGCCGCTCCCGTTCGACGGCGTCTCGCTCGACGATGCCGAGGTGACCGTGCCGCCGACGCCCGACCAACTCCGGACGGCGACGACAGGAGTCACCCCCGTCTTCGGCGGTGTCGCCGAGTACGGCTCCGTCGTCGTCGAGTCGCGGCCGGCGGGCGACGAACTGGTCGCGCTCTACCCCGAGCGCCACGTCGCGGTTCTCCGGGAGAGCGACCTCGTCGCTGGCGTCGACGACGTGACCGATACCCTCCGAGAACGGTTCACGTCGGGCCGGGACAGCGCGGTCCTCGCGACGGGGGTCAGTGCGACCGCGGACATGGGCGCCACCGTCGAGGGGGTTCACGGGCCGCGGGACGTGCACGTTCTCCTGCTCTCGGACCGATGA
- a CDS encoding thioredoxin domain-containing protein, with amino-acid sequence MTVRLKDFYADWCGPCKTQDPILEELEAEFGDVEFEKIDVDADQETANEYSVRSLPTLVIENDDGVVERFVGVTQRDELEEALNRAQQGQQAA; translated from the coding sequence ATGACTGTCCGACTGAAGGACTTCTACGCCGACTGGTGTGGCCCGTGTAAGACCCAGGACCCGATCCTAGAAGAGCTCGAAGCGGAGTTCGGCGACGTTGAGTTCGAGAAGATCGACGTCGACGCCGACCAGGAGACCGCAAACGAGTACTCCGTCCGCTCGCTCCCGACGCTGGTGATCGAGAACGACGACGGCGTCGTCGAGCGGTTCGTCGGCGTCACCCAGCGCGACGAGCTCGAAGAGGCGCTCAACCGGGCCCAGCAGGGCCAGCAGGCCGCCTAA
- a CDS encoding UPF0146 family protein, translating to MSRKTDPLIVRRLRGEERVLEVGIGDRTGVAARLVDAGIDVRATDVRPVAAPEGVRFRVEDVTAVDEPDAFHRVDTVYALNCPAELHRPIRDLAAAVGATFRFTTLGYEAPSIPVERETLGGGDTPRLTLYTATTRDGTPRGSR from the coding sequence ATGTCACGGAAAACCGACCCACTGATCGTCAGACGGCTCCGGGGCGAAGAGCGCGTGCTGGAGGTCGGGATCGGCGATCGAACCGGCGTCGCGGCCCGCCTGGTCGACGCCGGCATCGACGTGCGCGCGACGGACGTTCGCCCCGTCGCCGCCCCCGAGGGAGTCCGCTTCCGCGTCGAGGACGTGACGGCCGTCGACGAGCCCGACGCGTTCCACCGCGTCGACACCGTGTACGCACTCAACTGCCCGGCCGAACTCCACCGACCGATCCGGGATCTCGCGGCGGCGGTCGGCGCGACGTTTCGGTTCACCACGCTGGGCTACGAGGCGCCGTCGATCCCCGTCGAGCGCGAGACGCTTGGCGGCGGCGACACGCCGCGCCTGACGCTCTACACCGCCACGACGCGCGACGGAACTCCCCGGGGGAGTCGCTGA
- a CDS encoding endonuclease dU: protein MRPGRRALGVAFSDGETVSTCAGAVVRADRAVDGLAFERCSVGGDDATAATVALVDRIDRPDVSILLLAGVAPAWFNVLDLPHIYAETGLPTLSISFEASPGLAPAIREQFDGEARAWRLDAYESLPPRRSLSVNDEQVFVRGVGVDTPAATTDPGDGDLPSLEPNCEAAQLVRGFTPEGGRPEPLRVARTAARAGRELGDRLDS, encoded by the coding sequence ATTAGGCCGGGCCGACGCGCACTCGGGGTCGCCTTTTCCGACGGCGAGACCGTCTCGACCTGCGCGGGCGCCGTGGTCCGCGCCGACCGCGCGGTCGACGGGCTCGCCTTCGAGCGTTGCAGCGTCGGTGGCGACGACGCAACCGCCGCGACGGTCGCACTGGTCGATCGCATCGACAGACCCGACGTGTCGATCCTGCTGCTCGCGGGGGTCGCCCCCGCGTGGTTCAACGTTCTCGATCTGCCCCACATTTACGCCGAGACGGGGCTGCCCACGCTCTCGATCTCGTTCGAAGCCAGCCCCGGGCTCGCGCCCGCGATCCGTGAGCAGTTCGACGGCGAGGCCAGGGCGTGGCGGCTCGACGCCTACGAGTCGCTCCCGCCGCGGCGCTCGCTGTCGGTCAACGACGAGCAGGTGTTCGTGCGCGGGGTCGGCGTCGACACGCCGGCTGCGACGACGGATCCGGGCGACGGCGACCTGCCGTCACTCGAACCGAACTGCGAGGCCGCACAGCTCGTCCGGGGGTTTACGCCGGAGGGGGGCCGGCCCGAACCGCTCCGCGTGGCACGAACCGCGGCCCGGGCGGGCAGGGAGCTGGGCGACCGACTCGACTCCTGA
- the hisE gene encoding phosphoribosyl-ATP diphosphatase, which yields MSDSGDALDADTIDALFETIEQRKRDLPEGSYTASLFTHEKGENAVLEKLGEESTELILAAKDDDGEELAAESADFLYHLLVLLSMKGMEPDDLRAELESRF from the coding sequence GTGAGCGACTCCGGGGACGCGCTCGACGCCGACACCATCGACGCTCTGTTCGAGACGATCGAGCAGCGCAAGCGCGACCTGCCGGAGGGGAGCTACACCGCCTCGCTGTTCACTCACGAGAAGGGGGAGAACGCCGTGCTGGAGAAGCTGGGCGAGGAGTCGACGGAGCTGATCCTGGCGGCGAAAGACGACGACGGCGAGGAGCTGGCCGCCGAGAGCGCGGACTTCCTCTATCACCTGCTGGTGCTGCTCTCGATGAAGGGAATGGAGCCGGACGATCTGCGCGCGGAGCTAGAGTCGCGGTTTTAG
- a CDS encoding cytochrome b translates to MSADEDKYPAESGRRRFVKGVVGGAGLAAVGMTGAVGINSATQSPGEGGGSTTAMAIENTAGPAPRGMPQIPVEIDDEGYLKGVWPEVEEVEQGGRTIEVASTEMGGQTYSSEWFQYCGVESYEGIVPSYDSENFFRSIAGPDYDWQSEELEEGDRLNVDMFEDYESWGNGIGEAGLGKPATGRWRSEGTENTIPIQVIRSPVIEEIANGNTDASQSIVNWLQASTEQGFLAWLNKCTHFCCVPGYKQNASSASFGGEDGVYCACHQSVYDPFSIVETLFVARPRPD, encoded by the coding sequence ATGAGCGCAGACGAGGACAAGTATCCCGCCGAATCCGGGCGTCGGCGGTTCGTCAAGGGGGTCGTCGGTGGCGCGGGGCTGGCCGCCGTCGGCATGACCGGCGCGGTCGGCATCAACTCCGCGACCCAATCCCCCGGTGAGGGGGGTGGCTCGACGACCGCGATGGCCATCGAGAACACCGCAGGTCCCGCGCCGCGCGGGATGCCCCAGATCCCCGTCGAGATCGACGACGAGGGGTATCTGAAGGGCGTCTGGCCCGAGGTCGAGGAGGTCGAACAGGGTGGCCGAACGATCGAGGTCGCCTCGACCGAGATGGGCGGCCAGACGTACTCCTCGGAGTGGTTCCAGTACTGCGGCGTCGAGTCCTACGAGGGGATCGTCCCAAGCTACGACTCCGAGAACTTTTTCCGCTCGATCGCCGGCCCCGACTACGACTGGCAGAGCGAGGAGCTCGAGGAGGGTGACCGACTCAACGTCGACATGTTCGAGGACTACGAGAGCTGGGGCAACGGGATCGGCGAGGCCGGCCTCGGCAAGCCCGCGACCGGTCGCTGGCGCTCGGAGGGCACCGAGAACACGATCCCGATCCAGGTGATCCGGAGCCCGGTCATCGAGGAGATCGCCAACGGGAACACCGACGCCAGCCAGTCGATCGTGAACTGGCTCCAGGCCAGCACCGAGCAGGGGTTCCTCGCGTGGCTCAACAAGTGTACCCACTTCTGCTGTGTCCCCGGCTACAAGCAGAACGCCTCTTCGGCCTCCTTCGGCGGCGAGGACGGCGTCTACTGCGCCTGCCACCAGTCCGTCTACGACCCGTTCAGCATCGTCGAGACGCTGTTCGTCGCTCGACCGCGGCCCGACTGA
- a CDS encoding nicotinate phosphoribosyltransferase, protein MSEFDIIPPEAIESGAATDAYFDRTTETLSHAGRNPNVVAEVTADQFPTGEFELLAGLKDAAHLLEGLPIDADALPEGTLFDGGPVCRIEGSYLDFARYETALLGFLSHASAVATNALRARRAAPASTVLSFGTRHVHPSIGAMVERSALLGGLDGISNVAAGEVLGREAGGTMPHALLICFGRGNQESAWRAFDEAVAPDVPRVTLCDTYSDEVDEVLRAVETLGDDLDSVRLDTTGSRRGDFRHIVREVQWELDARGHGDVDVFVSGGIDPASIRHLRDVVDGFGVGGYVSNADPIDFALDIVEVDGEPAAKRGKLSGTKQVYRTDDGGHHVALADCGADGEALLEPLLRDGELVREFDVDAAADRALADAEHVGFPRD, encoded by the coding sequence ATGAGCGAGTTCGACATCATCCCACCCGAGGCGATCGAGTCAGGCGCCGCGACGGACGCCTACTTCGACCGGACGACCGAGACGCTCTCCCACGCGGGACGGAACCCCAACGTCGTCGCGGAGGTGACTGCCGACCAGTTCCCGACCGGCGAGTTCGAACTGCTCGCGGGGCTGAAAGACGCCGCCCACCTGCTGGAAGGGCTGCCGATCGACGCCGACGCGCTGCCGGAGGGAACGCTGTTCGACGGCGGCCCCGTCTGCCGGATCGAGGGGAGCTACCTCGACTTCGCGCGCTACGAGACCGCGCTGCTGGGCTTTCTCTCCCACGCATCGGCGGTCGCGACCAACGCACTCCGCGCCCGCCGGGCCGCGCCGGCGTCGACCGTGTTGAGCTTCGGCACCCGGCACGTCCACCCCTCGATCGGCGCGATGGTCGAGCGCTCCGCGCTGCTCGGCGGGCTCGACGGGATCTCGAACGTCGCCGCGGGCGAGGTGCTCGGCCGCGAGGCCGGCGGGACGATGCCCCACGCACTGCTGATCTGCTTCGGCCGCGGGAACCAGGAGTCGGCGTGGCGCGCGTTCGACGAGGCGGTCGCCCCCGACGTGCCGCGCGTGACGCTGTGTGACACTTACTCCGACGAGGTCGACGAGGTGCTCCGCGCGGTCGAGACGCTGGGTGACGACCTCGACAGCGTCCGTCTCGACACCACTGGCTCCCGACGGGGAGATTTCCGCCACATCGTCCGCGAGGTTCAGTGGGAGCTCGACGCCCGTGGCCACGGGGACGTTGACGTGTTCGTCAGCGGCGGGATCGACCCGGCGAGCATCCGCCACCTCCGCGACGTCGTCGACGGGTTCGGCGTCGGCGGCTACGTCAGCAACGCCGACCCGATCGACTTCGCACTGGACATCGTCGAAGTCGACGGCGAGCCCGCCGCCAAGCGCGGGAAGCTCTCGGGAACGAAACAGGTCTACCGAACTGACGACGGCGGCCACCACGTCGCGCTCGCCGACTGCGGCGCCGACGGCGAGGCGCTGCTGGAACCGCTGCTCCGGGACGGCGAACTCGTCCGGGAGTTCGATGTCGACGCGGCGGCCGATCGTGCGCTCGCCGACGCCGAGCACGTCGGTTTCCCGCGGGACTGA
- the npdG gene encoding NADPH-dependent F420 reductase, with protein MDIAILGGTGDIGEGLALRFAYHTSHNVLIGSRDAEKAETKAAEYETELDSRGVETTIEGGANEDVTTLADVVIVAVPPYYVDDTIEHVAGDLDEGDIVVSPATGMDRDDDGFHYAPPPAGSVTEHAASAVPEGVHLVGAFHNLAAGRLANLDAELGVDTFVVGEDDDAKGIVTDIAEGVEGLRALDAGGLVNAAEVESLTPLLVNVAMHNDGLHDLGLELK; from the coding sequence ATGGATATCGCGATCCTTGGCGGCACGGGCGACATCGGCGAGGGGCTCGCGCTGCGCTTCGCCTACCACACGAGCCACAACGTGCTGATCGGCTCCCGCGACGCCGAGAAGGCCGAAACGAAGGCCGCAGAGTACGAGACCGAACTCGACTCCCGCGGCGTGGAGACGACGATCGAGGGCGGCGCCAACGAGGACGTGACGACGCTCGCGGACGTCGTGATCGTCGCGGTCCCGCCGTACTACGTCGACGACACGATCGAACACGTCGCCGGCGACCTCGACGAGGGCGACATCGTGGTCTCGCCGGCGACGGGGATGGACCGTGACGACGACGGTTTCCACTACGCACCGCCGCCCGCCGGCAGCGTCACCGAACACGCCGCGAGCGCGGTGCCGGAGGGGGTCCACCTCGTCGGCGCGTTCCACAACCTCGCGGCCGGCCGGCTGGCGAACCTCGACGCCGAGTTGGGCGTCGACACGTTCGTCGTCGGCGAGGACGACGACGCGAAGGGGATCGTGACCGACATCGCCGAGGGGGTCGAGGGGCTGCGCGCACTCGACGCCGGCGGGCTCGTGAACGCCGCGGAGGTCGAGTCGCTCACGCCGCTGCTGGTGAACGTCGCGATGCACAACGACGGGCTACACGATCTGGGACTGGAACTGAAGTAG
- a CDS encoding TIGR01548 family HAD-type hydrolase: MHADAVVLDVDGVLVDVADSYRRAIIETVQRRHGGTIERATIQRFKDAGGFNNDWELTDAATLFVLAREAGYEGDAADFTDAIAAHDKGGLAAARAVLREAATPEGFDPDAVEAEWDPESVRETFQALYLGTELYRDIEGEEPPFEAPGYIHDEPVLVESGTIERLQSGVSVGVLTGRPAAEADIALERAGLSVPEEHRFTMDDWAAGKPHPHALTTLAERFDADSVAFVGDTLDDVRTAVNAAEEDPSRTYHGVGVLTGGLTGDSGRQKYEAAGAAAVIDSVNDLPDLLD; this comes from the coding sequence ATGCACGCTGACGCGGTCGTTCTGGATGTCGACGGGGTGCTCGTCGACGTGGCCGACTCCTACCGGCGGGCGATCATCGAGACGGTGCAGCGACGCCACGGCGGGACGATCGAGCGCGCGACGATCCAGCGCTTCAAGGACGCCGGCGGCTTCAACAACGACTGGGAGCTCACCGATGCGGCGACGCTGTTCGTGCTCGCCCGGGAGGCGGGCTACGAGGGGGACGCCGCCGACTTCACCGACGCCATTGCTGCCCACGACAAAGGGGGGCTCGCGGCCGCCCGCGCGGTTCTGCGCGAGGCCGCGACGCCCGAGGGGTTCGACCCCGACGCCGTCGAGGCCGAGTGGGACCCCGAGAGCGTCCGGGAGACGTTCCAGGCGCTCTACCTCGGAACGGAACTGTACCGCGATATCGAGGGCGAAGAACCCCCCTTCGAGGCCCCGGGGTACATCCACGACGAGCCGGTGCTCGTCGAGTCGGGGACGATCGAGCGACTGCAGTCGGGGGTCTCTGTCGGCGTCCTGACCGGGAGACCCGCCGCCGAAGCGGATATCGCGCTCGAACGCGCCGGGCTCTCGGTGCCCGAGGAGCACCGGTTCACGATGGACGACTGGGCGGCGGGGAAACCCCACCCCCACGCGCTGACGACGCTGGCGGAGCGGTTCGACGCCGATTCGGTCGCCTTCGTCGGCGACACGCTGGACGACGTGCGAACCGCCGTGAACGCCGCCGAGGAAGACCCGTCCCGGACGTACCACGGCGTCGGCGTCCTGACTGGCGGGCTGACTGGCGATTCGGGCCGGCAGAAGTACGAGGCCGCGGGCGCGGCGGCGGTGATCGACTCGGTGAACGACCTGCCCGACCTGCTGGACTGA
- a CDS encoding preprotein translocase subunit Sec61beta produces MSSNDGGLMSSAGLVRYFDAEDRNAIRMDPRTVVAAGTLFGILVLVLRAAF; encoded by the coding sequence ATGAGCAGTAACGACGGCGGACTGATGTCCAGCGCGGGGCTGGTCCGCTACTTCGACGCCGAGGACCGCAACGCCATCCGGATGGACCCCCGTACCGTCGTCGCCGCCGGGACGCTGTTCGGGATCCTCGTGCTGGTCCTTCGCGCCGCGTTCTGA
- a CDS encoding MBL fold metallo-hydrolase, giving the protein MDPVNVTADAEQFTANVYLVDGEVTTLVDAGAMPGVVDESHEHVDEIDRVVLTHQHGDHVEQLDAVLDAFDADLFAYDDHPDRTHAIDDGDTVEIGDETHEVVYTPGHADDHVAFVGESALFSGDVVVYNDGAFDDGSFGRTDHPTGDRERLIESLRSILDRLPDSVEGMYAGHGDPFEADDESVRTVIERALERAERREPKYPDE; this is encoded by the coding sequence ATGGACCCAGTCAACGTCACCGCCGACGCAGAGCAGTTCACCGCGAACGTCTACCTCGTCGACGGCGAAGTCACGACATTGGTCGATGCCGGTGCGATGCCCGGCGTCGTCGACGAGAGCCACGAGCACGTCGACGAGATCGACCGCGTCGTCCTCACCCACCAGCACGGCGACCACGTCGAGCAGTTGGACGCGGTGCTCGACGCGTTCGACGCCGACCTGTTCGCGTACGACGACCACCCGGATCGGACGCACGCGATCGACGACGGCGACACCGTCGAGATCGGCGACGAGACCCACGAGGTGGTGTACACGCCGGGTCACGCCGACGACCACGTCGCGTTCGTCGGCGAGTCGGCGCTGTTCAGCGGCGACGTGGTAGTGTACAACGACGGCGCGTTCGACGACGGCAGCTTCGGCCGCACCGACCACCCGACCGGCGACCGCGAGCGGCTGATCGAGAGCCTGCGATCGATCCTCGACCGACTGCCCGACTCGGTCGAGGGGATGTACGCCGGCCACGGCGACCCGTTCGAGGCGGACGACGAGTCGGTGCGGACCGTGATCGAGCGTGCGCTGGAGCGGGCCGAGCGGCGGGAGCCGAAGTACCCCGACGAGTAG
- a CDS encoding DUF5786 family protein, with product MGFGSYDESEQENQQLDMNDGDDAVDADGGSHEGSVEFDNGASNDELLDRLQDIKDD from the coding sequence ATGGGCTTCGGGAGCTACGATGAATCCGAGCAGGAGAATCAGCAGCTCGACATGAACGACGGCGACGACGCGGTCGACGCCGACGGCGGATCCCACGAGGGCTCCGTCGAGTTCGACAACGGAGCCTCCAACGACGAACTCCTGGACCGGCTCCAGGACATCAAGGACGATTAG